In Vespa velutina chromosome 1, iVesVel2.1, whole genome shotgun sequence, the following proteins share a genomic window:
- the LOC124947430 gene encoding intersectin-1 isoform X15, whose amino-acid sequence MANTQTPGMDPWMIQPRERTKYQEQFDSLRPINGIITGEQAKGLLLRSQLPSVVLGQIWALSDTDADGKMDINEFCIACKLITLKLRGFEIPKTLPPSLIQSLKSVSTTGNNAIGLTNGAATIPTQNNIASLVNLGGTGGVSVQPLVGMVPVSTPPARPLIGPPSNGTTGRPATPASPMTLPASRQNRQNVATNIHATTHTPSKPPARPAPPSVGIVPSTSTPSTGPPQRPTPPSSIGTNFATATNVPPPPKPAPPSFPNSPVAAMSPAKVLPTAATAIIPPIQSIQQIQPMTTSAIDLLDLDLSEGILRKKRLYSAPAVAPIAPLNTNPTPIAAFGMGQTMPMQPLCTGMVAPMTGGSTIIPSIAPMATGTGVVSTSPVVGLPLVSSTTSGVPPVNGTTVHTPVSTCTPLSTTARPPSIDRVGSVDSQHSQHSVGSPQSIEWAVPHQTKLKYTQLFNTWDRTRSGFLSGPQARNIMVQSQLPQSILARIWSLADMDSDGRLGCDEFVLAMHLCDLAKAGEQIPNTLPLELIPPTFRRQRQGSLTQSQGSIESVDPSAGMPQTSFEDKRKENFEKGQAELERRRKALLEIQRKEQEERERKEREEAEKQEKIKMEQERRRQAEIEKQMLRQKEIEQEKEEQRKRAHEQREAARKEMERQRHLEWEKQKSQELQAQRQKEQDVLLKLKAKNQTLTIELGTLNDKVKELSQKICDTRVGVSSVKTTIDGMRSTRDSQLQEMTALKNKLREQNQRLLALSQEKARIEAKNKLNAAQDTAGQEAIKMAFDNKQITLKQMKDKIADLQQQIDAKMSDIENNNGQLEDIKTQMKNLVADCKKLYVTFEDKKTKILELRASIGTGVATDYTTSAWGDSAWGDTGTTINDNDWPVNDTAIITNITEKPNAEVMKYRALYEFVARNQDEISFQPGDIILVPPVQNAEPGWMAGEIRGHTGWFPESYVEPIDSNASTDSTFMQQDSMEKRTLEGIAEVPENVSDAGSLGGEAPTVEAIVPTLGLGVVCNIQATALYQYRPTAEQHLSLDKGDAINVIEQQNDWWYGELSNGSKGWFPKSYVKETTTNGKDLIASVDDGLNEYYVALYQYASTETGDLSFNQGEVILVIKKEGDWWTGCIGDKTGIFPSNYVEKCDAPTQDIPLSTNAIEQNTTVITNAIESQEDKTVTTTQTPSQLEKTAEQLEDERAAAEDKAELPDFTAMSAQQYHKRGRKPEIVQVIAPYQATSAEQLDLQRGQLIMIRKKTDSGWWEGELQARGKKRQIGWFPASYVKPLTSSSNRSTPVSHGYQDSPTDPNVERVMALYPYQAQNEDELTFEKGDVITVLAKDEATWWKGELNGVSGVFPSNYVSPMSSKLTTELLLARLDPMERKRQEYIKELITTEQAYIEDMRLVHEVFEKPLIESLVLTLDEVDKIFVNWRDIIACNDNFLRTLRIRRENSEGGIVRMIGDILCENIPRMSAYIRFCSCQISAAVYLQRLTETLPEFVEVAHACQQDPRTKGMPLSSFLIKPMQRITKYPLIINKILEHTPHDHPDRQYLQEALAKAEEFCTQVNEGVREKENSDRLEWLQNHVVCDGLEEPLVFNSLTNSLGPRKLLHYGILHKAKSGKELVSFLTNDFLLFAQPTKSLPSGQQFSFERNEHQRFKMYRKPIFLNELSLLSDLDTSGSGSGSINGFEISDNTSKTLRLRDSKKPIILVVPSASECSLWMKRITEARKTFMENEKTRLQKQRSKQAQFGACGRILVTVFEGSNLKAPSEDKYNGHLKKIIHMAIK is encoded by the exons gGCACTATCGGATACAGATGCAGATGGAAAGATGGACATAAATGAGTTTTGCATTGCTTGTAAATTGATCACTCTAAAACTACGAGGATTTGAAATTCCTAAAACATTACCTCCATCTCTTATTCAAAGTTTAAAATCTGTTTCCACCA CAGGCAATAATGCAATTGGCTTAACTAATGGTGCAGCTACTATACCAACCCAAAATAACATTGCTTCCCTAGTTAATTTGGGTGGCACTGGAGGTGTATCAGTGCAACCATTAGTCGGCATGGTACCAGTTAGTACTCCTCCGGCACGTCCTTTGATAGGTCCGCCATCCAATGGAACAACAGGACGTCCAGCTACACCTGCATCACCCATGACTTTACCAG CATCGCGACAAAATAGACAGAATGTGGCCACCAATATACATGCCACAACTCACACACCATCAAAGCCACCTGCTCGACCTGCACCACCCTCTGTGG GAATCGTGCCTTCCACAAGTACACCAAGCACTGGTCCACCTCAAAGACCAACACCACCTTCTAGTATTG GAACTAATTTTGCAACTGCCACAAATGTTCCACCACCACCAAAGCCAGCACCACCTTCATTTCCAAATAGTCCAGTTGCTGCAATGTCTCCAGCCAAAGTTCTACCGACTGCTGCTACAGCTATTATACCTCCTATTCAATCAATTCAACAAATACAGCCAATGACGACTTCTGCTATAG attTACTCGATCTTGATTTATCAGAAGGTatactaagaaaaaaaagattgtacA GTGCCCCAGCAGTAGCTCCAATTGCACCTTTAAATACGAATCCAACGCCAATTGCTGCCTTTGGTATGGGACAAACAATGCCAATGCAACCACTCTGTACTGGCATGGTTGCTCCAATGACAGGAGGGAGTACTATTATACCATCCATTGCTCCAATGGCTACtg GTACAGGTGTTGTATCGACATCTCCAGTTGTAGGTCTGCCATTAGTATCTTCAACAACAAGTGGTGTGCCGCCGGTAAATGGTACAACTGTTCATACACCAGTATCCACGTGTACACCATTAAGTACAACTGCTAGACCACCAAGTATAGATAGAGTGGGTTCTGTAGATTCTCAGCATAGTCAACATTCAGTTGGATCTCCACAATCTATAGAATGGGCTGTACCTcatcaaacaaaattaaaatatactcaattatttaatacctGGGATAGGACAAGATCTGGATTTTTGTCTGGGCCTCAAGCCAGGAACATAATGGTGCAGTCACAATTACCTCAATCAATACTAGCACGTATAtg GTCATTAGCAGATATGGATTCCGATGGTCGCTTAGGTTGTGACGAATTTGTATTGGCAATGCATTTATGTGATTTAGCTAAAGCAGGTGAACAAATTCCCAATACTCTTCCATTGGAACTTATTCCTCCCACATTTAGACGACAACGTCAAGGTAGCTTGACACAATCACAAGGTTCTATAGAAAGTGTCGATCCATCTGCTGGTATGCCACAG aCTTCATTTGAAGACAAACGAAAGGAGAACTTTGAAAAAGGACAAGCAGAACTAGAACGTAGACGTAAAGCTCTTTTAGAAATTCAGCGAAAAGAACAAGAGGAACgtgaacgaaaagagagagaagaagcagaaaaacaagaaaagattaa aaTGGAGCAAGAAAGACGTCGACAAGCGGAAATTGAGAAACAAATGTTAAGGCAAAAAGAAATCgaacaagaaaaggaagaacaacGAAAACGTGCTCATGAACAGAGAGAAGCTGCAAGAaa agaaatgGAGAGACAAAGACACTTAGAATGGGAAAAACAGAAATCGCAGGAACTTCAAGCACagagacaaaaagaacaaGATGTTTTACTTAAATTAAAAGCGAAGAACCAAACTTTAACTATAGAGCTTGGAACATtg AATGATAAAGTGAAAGAATTATCGCAAAAGATTTGTGATACCCGGGTTGGTGTCTCAAGTGTAAAAACAACAATCGATGGAATGAGATCAACTCGCGATTCACAATTGCAAGAAATGACagcgttaaaaaataaacttcgTGAACAAAATCAAAGGTTACTAGCACTTAGTCAGGAAAAAGCAAGAATAGAagcaaagaataaattaaatgctGCTCAAGATACAGCAGGACAGGAAGCAATAAAAATGGCATTCGATAACAAACAAATAACTCTCAAgcaaatgaaagataaaattgcTGATTTGCAACAACAG aTTGATGCTAAAATGTctgatatagaaaataataatggtcaacttgaagatataaaaacgcaaatgaaaaatttagtagcagattgtaaaaaattatacgttACATTTGAggataagaaaacaaaaattttagaaCTTAGGGCAAGTATTGGAACAGGTGTTGCAACAGATTATACAACATCAGCATGGGGTGACAGTGCTTGGGGCGACACTGGAACTACAATTAATGACAATGATTGGCCTGTCAACGATACCgctattattacaaatataacaGAAAAGCCTAATGCGGAAGTTATGAAATATAGAGCATTATATGAATTTGTAGCAAGGAATCAAGACGAAATATCATTTCAACCTGGTGATATTATTTTG GTACCACCTGTTCAAAATGCAGAACCTGGATGGATGGCTGGTGAAATACGTGGTCATACCGGTTGGTTCCCGGAATCGTATGTCGAACCAATAGATTCTAATGCTAGTACTGACAGCACATTTATGCAGCAGGATAGCATGGAAAAGCGAACATTAGA AGGTATTGCTGAAGTTCCCGAAAATGTATCTGATGCAGGATCTCTCGGTGGTGAAGCTCCTACAGTTGAAGCTATAGTACCAACCTTAGGATTAGGTGTTGTCTGTAATATACAAGCAACTGCTTTATATCAGTATCGTCCTACTGCAGAACAACATCTTTCTTTAGATAAAGGAGATGCTATTAATGTCATTGAGCAACAG aatgaTTGGTGGTATGGTGAATTAAGTAATGGAAGTAAAGGTTGGTTCCCTAAATCGTATGTGAAAGAAACTACCACTAATGGTAAAGATCTTATTGCTTCTGTGGATGATGGTCTCAATGAATATTATGTTGCACTTTACCAATATGCTTCAACTGAAACTGGTGATCTTAGTTTTAATCAAGGTGAAGTTATTTTAGTCatcaaaaaagaaggagattgGTGGACAGGATGCATAGGAGACAAAACTGGAATTTTTCCTTCCAATTATGTAGAGAAATGTGATGCACCTACTCAG gATATTCCTTTGTCTACTAATGCTATTGAACAAAATACCACTGTAATTACTAATGCAATAGAAAGTCAAGAAGATAAAACTGTTACCACGACGCAAACGCCATCA CAATTGGAAAAAACTGCAGAACAGCTCGAAGATGAGAGAGCAGCTGCAGAAGATAAAGCAGAATTACCTGACTTCACTGCTATGTCTGCTCAACAG TATCATAAG agagggagaaagccTGAAATTGTACAAGTTATTGCACCCTATCAAGCTACTAGTGCTGAACAGTTAGATTTACAAAGAGgacaattaataatgatacgtAAAAAGACGGATAGTGGATGGTGGGAAGGAGAACTTcag GCACgtggaaaaaagagacaaattgGTTGGTTCCCAGCATCTTATGTTAAACCATTAACTAGTAGCAGTAACAGAAGTACACCTGTTTCTCACGGATATCAAGATTCACCAACGGATCCAAATGTTG AACGTGTTATGGCTCTGTATCCATACCAAGCACAAAATGAAGATGAGTTAACGTTTGAGAAAGGTGATGTTATAACAGTGCTTGCCAAAGATGAAGCAACATGGTGGAAAGGCGAATTGAATGGAGTTTCTGGAGTCTTTCCTAGCAATTATGTCTCTCCTATGT CAAGTAAGCTGACAACTGAACTATTGCTGGCAAGGCTTGATCCAATGGAGAGAAAACGTCAAGAGTATATAAAAGAACTTATTACAACTGAACAAGCATATATAGAAGATATGAGGCTAGTACATGAG GTATTTGAGAAACCTCTTATTGAAAGTCTAGTTTTAACTTTAGATGAGGTGGATAAAATCTTTGTAAACTGGAGAGATATTATAGCCtgtaatgataattttttaag aactttaagaataagaagagaaaacagtGAAGGTGGAATTGTTAGAATGATTGGTGATATTTTATGTGAAAAT ATACCGAGAATGTCAGCTTATATAAGATTTTGTAGTTGTCAAATATCTGCTGCTGTATATCTTCAACGATTAACAGAAACTTTACCAGAATTTGTTGAAGTTGCACATGCTTGTCAGCAAGATCCAAGAACCAAAGGAATGCCACTTAGTTCATTTTTGATTAAACCTATGCAAAGGATTACCAAATATccacttattattaataaa ATTTTAGAACACACGCCACATGATCATCCAGATAGACAATATCTTCAAGAAGCATTAGCCAAAGCAGAAGAGTTTTGTACACAA gTTAATGAAGGTgtgagggaaaaagaaaatagtgatAGACTAGAATGGTTGCAAAATCATGTCGTATGTGATGGTCTTGAAGAACCACTtgtatttaattctttaaccAATTCACTAGGAccaagaaaattattacattatggTATTCTTCATAAG GCCAAAAGTGGAAAAGAACTTGTTAGTTTTCTAACaaacgattttttattatttgcgcAACCGACGAAATCTTTGCCAAGTGGACAACAATTTTCGTTTGAACGTAACGAACATCAACGatttaaaatgtatagaaag CCGATATTTCTTAATGAATTATCATTGCTATCCGATTTAGATACAAGTGGAAGTGGAAGTGGAAGTATAAATGGATTTGAAATCTCAGATAATACATCCAAAACTTTGAGACTTAGAGATTCAAAAAAGCCAATAATATTGGTGGTACCATCCGCGAGTGAATGTTCATTATGGATGAAAAGAATTACAGAAGCACGCAAAACATTTATGGAAAATGAGAAGACTCGTTTACAGAAACAGCGATCTA AGCAGGCGCAATTTGGAGCATGTGGACGCATTCTTGTTACT
- the LOC124947430 gene encoding intersectin-1 isoform X9 — MANTQTPGMDPWMIQPRERTKYQEQFDSLRPINGIITGEQAKGLLLRSQLPSVVLGQIWALSDTDADGKMDINEFCIACKLITLKLRGFEIPKTLPPSLIQSLKSVSTTGNNAIGLTNGAATIPTQNNIASLVNLGGTGGVSVQPLVGMVPVSTPPARPLIGPPSNGTTGRPATPASPMTLPASRQNRQNVATNIHATTHTPSKPPARPAPPSVGIVPSTSTPSTGPPQRPTPPSSIGTNFATATNVPPPPKPAPPSFPNSPVAAMSPAKVLPTAATAIIPPIQSIQQIQPMTTSAIDLLDLDLSEGILRKKRLYSAPAVAPIAPLNTNPTPIAAFGMGQTMPMQPLCTGMVAPMTGGSTIIPSIAPMATGTGVVSTSPVVGLPLVSSTTSGVPPVNGTTVHTPVSTCTPLSTTARPPSIDRVGSVDSQHSQHSVGSPQSIEWAVPHQTKLKYTQLFNTWDRTRSGFLSGPQARNIMVQSQLPQSILARIWSLADMDSDGRLGCDEFVLAMHLCDLAKAGEQIPNTLPLELIPPTFRRQRQGSLTQSQGSIESVDPSAGMPQTSFEDKRKENFEKGQAELERRRKALLEIQRKEQEERERKEREEAEKQEKIKMEQERRRQAEIEKQMLRQKEIEQEKEEQRKRAHEQREAARKEMERQRHLEWEKQKSQELQAQRQKEQDVLLKLKAKNQTLTIELGTLNDKVKELSQKICDTRVGVSSVKTTIDGMRSTRDSQLQEMTALKNKLREQNQRLLALSQEKARIEAKNKLNAAQDTAGQEAIKMAFDNKQITLKQMKDKIADLQQQIDAKMSDIENNNGQLEDIKTQMKNLVADCKKLYVTFEDKKTKILELRASIGTGVATDYTTSAWGDSAWGDTGTTINDNDWPVNDTAIITNITEKPNAEVMKYRALYEFVARNQDEISFQPGDIILVPPVQNAEPGWMAGEIRGHTGWFPESYVEPIDSNASTDSTFMQQDSMEKRTLEGIAEVPENVSDAGSLGGEAPTVEAIVPTLGLGVVCNIQATALYQYRPTAEQHLSLDKGDAINVIEQQNDWWYGELSNGSKGWFPKSYVKETTTNGKDLIASVDDGLNEYYVALYQYASTETGDLSFNQGEVILVIKKEGDWWTGCIGDKTGIFPSNYVEKCDAPTQDIPLSTNAIEQNTTVITNAIESQEDKTVTTTQTPSRGRKPEIVQVIAPYQATSAEQLDLQRGQLIMIRKKTDSGWWEGELQARGKKRQIGWFPASYVKPLTSSSNRSTPVSHGYQDSPTDPNVERVMALYPYQAQNEDELTFEKGDVITVLAKDEATWWKGELNGVSGVFPSNYVSPMSSKLTTELLLARLDPMERKRQEYIKELITTEQAYIEDMRLVHEVFEKPLIESLVLTLDEVDKIFVNWRDIIACNDNFLRTLRIRRENSEGGIVRMIGDILCENIPRMSAYIRFCSCQISAAVYLQRLTETLPEFVEVAHACQQDPRTKGMPLSSFLIKPMQRITKYPLIINKILEHTPHDHPDRQYLQEALAKAEEFCTQVNEGVREKENSDRLEWLQNHVVCDGLEEPLVFNSLTNSLGPRKLLHYGILHKAKSGKELVSFLTNDFLLFAQPTKSLPSGQQFSFERNEHQRFKMYRKPIFLNELSLLSDLDTSGSGSGSINGFEISDNTSKTLRLRDSKKPIILVVPSASECSLWMKRITEARKTFMENEKTRLQKQRSKQAQFGACGRILVTVFEGSNLKAPSGKCNTFCKVSMGSQEERTSVVSGTDCPLWDTSMQFQVKDLLEDTLCITVFDKGYYSPDEFLGRAEIKVVDIMRDSKDSCGPILQRFRLREVERGDVILKLDLRLFGSR; from the exons gGCACTATCGGATACAGATGCAGATGGAAAGATGGACATAAATGAGTTTTGCATTGCTTGTAAATTGATCACTCTAAAACTACGAGGATTTGAAATTCCTAAAACATTACCTCCATCTCTTATTCAAAGTTTAAAATCTGTTTCCACCA CAGGCAATAATGCAATTGGCTTAACTAATGGTGCAGCTACTATACCAACCCAAAATAACATTGCTTCCCTAGTTAATTTGGGTGGCACTGGAGGTGTATCAGTGCAACCATTAGTCGGCATGGTACCAGTTAGTACTCCTCCGGCACGTCCTTTGATAGGTCCGCCATCCAATGGAACAACAGGACGTCCAGCTACACCTGCATCACCCATGACTTTACCAG CATCGCGACAAAATAGACAGAATGTGGCCACCAATATACATGCCACAACTCACACACCATCAAAGCCACCTGCTCGACCTGCACCACCCTCTGTGG GAATCGTGCCTTCCACAAGTACACCAAGCACTGGTCCACCTCAAAGACCAACACCACCTTCTAGTATTG GAACTAATTTTGCAACTGCCACAAATGTTCCACCACCACCAAAGCCAGCACCACCTTCATTTCCAAATAGTCCAGTTGCTGCAATGTCTCCAGCCAAAGTTCTACCGACTGCTGCTACAGCTATTATACCTCCTATTCAATCAATTCAACAAATACAGCCAATGACGACTTCTGCTATAG attTACTCGATCTTGATTTATCAGAAGGTatactaagaaaaaaaagattgtacA GTGCCCCAGCAGTAGCTCCAATTGCACCTTTAAATACGAATCCAACGCCAATTGCTGCCTTTGGTATGGGACAAACAATGCCAATGCAACCACTCTGTACTGGCATGGTTGCTCCAATGACAGGAGGGAGTACTATTATACCATCCATTGCTCCAATGGCTACtg GTACAGGTGTTGTATCGACATCTCCAGTTGTAGGTCTGCCATTAGTATCTTCAACAACAAGTGGTGTGCCGCCGGTAAATGGTACAACTGTTCATACACCAGTATCCACGTGTACACCATTAAGTACAACTGCTAGACCACCAAGTATAGATAGAGTGGGTTCTGTAGATTCTCAGCATAGTCAACATTCAGTTGGATCTCCACAATCTATAGAATGGGCTGTACCTcatcaaacaaaattaaaatatactcaattatttaatacctGGGATAGGACAAGATCTGGATTTTTGTCTGGGCCTCAAGCCAGGAACATAATGGTGCAGTCACAATTACCTCAATCAATACTAGCACGTATAtg GTCATTAGCAGATATGGATTCCGATGGTCGCTTAGGTTGTGACGAATTTGTATTGGCAATGCATTTATGTGATTTAGCTAAAGCAGGTGAACAAATTCCCAATACTCTTCCATTGGAACTTATTCCTCCCACATTTAGACGACAACGTCAAGGTAGCTTGACACAATCACAAGGTTCTATAGAAAGTGTCGATCCATCTGCTGGTATGCCACAG aCTTCATTTGAAGACAAACGAAAGGAGAACTTTGAAAAAGGACAAGCAGAACTAGAACGTAGACGTAAAGCTCTTTTAGAAATTCAGCGAAAAGAACAAGAGGAACgtgaacgaaaagagagagaagaagcagaaaaacaagaaaagattaa aaTGGAGCAAGAAAGACGTCGACAAGCGGAAATTGAGAAACAAATGTTAAGGCAAAAAGAAATCgaacaagaaaaggaagaacaacGAAAACGTGCTCATGAACAGAGAGAAGCTGCAAGAaa agaaatgGAGAGACAAAGACACTTAGAATGGGAAAAACAGAAATCGCAGGAACTTCAAGCACagagacaaaaagaacaaGATGTTTTACTTAAATTAAAAGCGAAGAACCAAACTTTAACTATAGAGCTTGGAACATtg AATGATAAAGTGAAAGAATTATCGCAAAAGATTTGTGATACCCGGGTTGGTGTCTCAAGTGTAAAAACAACAATCGATGGAATGAGATCAACTCGCGATTCACAATTGCAAGAAATGACagcgttaaaaaataaacttcgTGAACAAAATCAAAGGTTACTAGCACTTAGTCAGGAAAAAGCAAGAATAGAagcaaagaataaattaaatgctGCTCAAGATACAGCAGGACAGGAAGCAATAAAAATGGCATTCGATAACAAACAAATAACTCTCAAgcaaatgaaagataaaattgcTGATTTGCAACAACAG aTTGATGCTAAAATGTctgatatagaaaataataatggtcaacttgaagatataaaaacgcaaatgaaaaatttagtagcagattgtaaaaaattatacgttACATTTGAggataagaaaacaaaaattttagaaCTTAGGGCAAGTATTGGAACAGGTGTTGCAACAGATTATACAACATCAGCATGGGGTGACAGTGCTTGGGGCGACACTGGAACTACAATTAATGACAATGATTGGCCTGTCAACGATACCgctattattacaaatataacaGAAAAGCCTAATGCGGAAGTTATGAAATATAGAGCATTATATGAATTTGTAGCAAGGAATCAAGACGAAATATCATTTCAACCTGGTGATATTATTTTG GTACCACCTGTTCAAAATGCAGAACCTGGATGGATGGCTGGTGAAATACGTGGTCATACCGGTTGGTTCCCGGAATCGTATGTCGAACCAATAGATTCTAATGCTAGTACTGACAGCACATTTATGCAGCAGGATAGCATGGAAAAGCGAACATTAGA AGGTATTGCTGAAGTTCCCGAAAATGTATCTGATGCAGGATCTCTCGGTGGTGAAGCTCCTACAGTTGAAGCTATAGTACCAACCTTAGGATTAGGTGTTGTCTGTAATATACAAGCAACTGCTTTATATCAGTATCGTCCTACTGCAGAACAACATCTTTCTTTAGATAAAGGAGATGCTATTAATGTCATTGAGCAACAG aatgaTTGGTGGTATGGTGAATTAAGTAATGGAAGTAAAGGTTGGTTCCCTAAATCGTATGTGAAAGAAACTACCACTAATGGTAAAGATCTTATTGCTTCTGTGGATGATGGTCTCAATGAATATTATGTTGCACTTTACCAATATGCTTCAACTGAAACTGGTGATCTTAGTTTTAATCAAGGTGAAGTTATTTTAGTCatcaaaaaagaaggagattgGTGGACAGGATGCATAGGAGACAAAACTGGAATTTTTCCTTCCAATTATGTAGAGAAATGTGATGCACCTACTCAG gATATTCCTTTGTCTACTAATGCTATTGAACAAAATACCACTGTAATTACTAATGCAATAGAAAGTCAAGAAGATAAAACTGTTACCACGACGCAAACGCCATCA agagggagaaagccTGAAATTGTACAAGTTATTGCACCCTATCAAGCTACTAGTGCTGAACAGTTAGATTTACAAAGAGgacaattaataatgatacgtAAAAAGACGGATAGTGGATGGTGGGAAGGAGAACTTcag GCACgtggaaaaaagagacaaattgGTTGGTTCCCAGCATCTTATGTTAAACCATTAACTAGTAGCAGTAACAGAAGTACACCTGTTTCTCACGGATATCAAGATTCACCAACGGATCCAAATGTTG AACGTGTTATGGCTCTGTATCCATACCAAGCACAAAATGAAGATGAGTTAACGTTTGAGAAAGGTGATGTTATAACAGTGCTTGCCAAAGATGAAGCAACATGGTGGAAAGGCGAATTGAATGGAGTTTCTGGAGTCTTTCCTAGCAATTATGTCTCTCCTATGT CAAGTAAGCTGACAACTGAACTATTGCTGGCAAGGCTTGATCCAATGGAGAGAAAACGTCAAGAGTATATAAAAGAACTTATTACAACTGAACAAGCATATATAGAAGATATGAGGCTAGTACATGAG GTATTTGAGAAACCTCTTATTGAAAGTCTAGTTTTAACTTTAGATGAGGTGGATAAAATCTTTGTAAACTGGAGAGATATTATAGCCtgtaatgataattttttaag aactttaagaataagaagagaaaacagtGAAGGTGGAATTGTTAGAATGATTGGTGATATTTTATGTGAAAAT ATACCGAGAATGTCAGCTTATATAAGATTTTGTAGTTGTCAAATATCTGCTGCTGTATATCTTCAACGATTAACAGAAACTTTACCAGAATTTGTTGAAGTTGCACATGCTTGTCAGCAAGATCCAAGAACCAAAGGAATGCCACTTAGTTCATTTTTGATTAAACCTATGCAAAGGATTACCAAATATccacttattattaataaa ATTTTAGAACACACGCCACATGATCATCCAGATAGACAATATCTTCAAGAAGCATTAGCCAAAGCAGAAGAGTTTTGTACACAA gTTAATGAAGGTgtgagggaaaaagaaaatagtgatAGACTAGAATGGTTGCAAAATCATGTCGTATGTGATGGTCTTGAAGAACCACTtgtatttaattctttaaccAATTCACTAGGAccaagaaaattattacattatggTATTCTTCATAAG GCCAAAAGTGGAAAAGAACTTGTTAGTTTTCTAACaaacgattttttattatttgcgcAACCGACGAAATCTTTGCCAAGTGGACAACAATTTTCGTTTGAACGTAACGAACATCAACGatttaaaatgtatagaaag CCGATATTTCTTAATGAATTATCATTGCTATCCGATTTAGATACAAGTGGAAGTGGAAGTGGAAGTATAAATGGATTTGAAATCTCAGATAATACATCCAAAACTTTGAGACTTAGAGATTCAAAAAAGCCAATAATATTGGTGGTACCATCCGCGAGTGAATGTTCATTATGGATGAAAAGAATTACAGAAGCACGCAAAACATTTATGGAAAATGAGAAGACTCGTTTACAGAAACAGCGATCTA AGCAGGCGCAATTTGGAGCATGTGGACGCATTCTTGTTACT